In Halalkalibaculum roseum, a single window of DNA contains:
- a CDS encoding NAD(P)-dependent malic enzyme, giving the protein MSSKRNDYGEQSIEAHKKYGGKIAIESKMPLDTREDLSIAYTPGVAEPCREISKNRRKAYDYTWKKNSVAVVSDGSAVLGLGNIGPEASLPVMEGKCVLFKKFAEVDAVPVVLDTQDTEEIITAVKAIAPTYGGINLEDIGAPKCFEIEERLKEELDIPVMHDDQHGTAVVTLAGMINAMRVTGRKLNELKIVINGSGAAGVAVVKLLQHVGVQEVIMCDSRGTLYRGRSEMNPIKKEMASLTNHSRVKGDLGDALEDADVFIGVSVPGVLNGEMIKRMKKNPIIFAMANPVPEIMPEEAHEAGANIIATGRSDFPNQINNVLAFPGLFRGALNARTRDITYRMYVAAAYAIADCVENPTPEEIIPSAFDKRVAQQVAQTVEDVCEQQKAGIA; this is encoded by the coding sequence ATGTCCTCTAAAAGGAATGATTACGGCGAACAATCTATAGAAGCGCACAAAAAATACGGCGGCAAGATAGCCATAGAGTCTAAAATGCCGTTGGACACCCGTGAAGATTTAAGTATAGCCTATACACCGGGCGTGGCCGAACCCTGCCGGGAGATCTCAAAAAACAGAAGGAAAGCATACGATTATACCTGGAAAAAGAATAGCGTCGCTGTTGTAAGCGATGGCTCCGCCGTTTTGGGACTTGGTAATATCGGTCCGGAAGCCTCCCTCCCCGTCATGGAAGGCAAATGCGTTTTGTTTAAAAAATTCGCTGAAGTGGATGCCGTGCCTGTTGTACTGGATACGCAGGATACCGAAGAGATCATTACCGCTGTTAAAGCAATTGCTCCTACCTATGGCGGTATCAACCTGGAGGATATTGGAGCTCCCAAATGCTTCGAAATTGAGGAGCGACTTAAAGAGGAACTGGATATTCCTGTCATGCACGATGACCAGCATGGCACCGCAGTTGTAACGCTTGCCGGAATGATCAATGCCATGAGAGTAACGGGAAGGAAGCTGAATGAGCTGAAAATTGTCATCAACGGTTCAGGGGCAGCCGGCGTGGCAGTCGTAAAGTTACTTCAGCATGTGGGAGTTCAGGAAGTCATCATGTGCGACAGCCGGGGAACATTATACCGCGGGCGCAGTGAGATGAATCCGATCAAAAAAGAGATGGCCAGCCTGACCAACCATAGCCGCGTGAAAGGTGATCTGGGTGACGCTCTTGAAGATGCCGATGTCTTTATCGGTGTATCGGTTCCGGGTGTGTTGAACGGAGAAATGATCAAACGAATGAAGAAAAATCCCATAATTTTTGCCATGGCCAATCCCGTACCGGAAATCATGCCTGAGGAAGCACATGAAGCGGGTGCTAATATCATAGCCACCGGACGTTCTGACTTCCCCAACCAGATCAATAACGTTCTTGCCTTTCCGGGACTGTTTCGCGGTGCCCTGAATGCCCGCACGCGTGATATCACCTATCGCATGTATGTAGCTGCTGCCTATGCCATTGCCGATTGCGTAGAGAATCCGACCCCGGAGGAGATCATCCCCAGTGCCTTCGACAAGCGAGTAGCCCAGCAAGTTGCCCAAACTGTTGAAGACGTCTGCGAACAGCAAAAAGCCGGTATCGCCTAA
- a CDS encoding M1 family metallopeptidase, with product MKLRFVFLFLISSLFISTSYSQGRDYWQQRVEYQMDIDVDAPNHQFTGSQKLTYYNNSPDTLKRVFYHLYFNAFQPMSMMDVRSRTIQDPDRRVRDRIYKLPDDEIGYHKINSLTQNGEAVEYVVDGTILEVTLNEPILPGESTVFEMEFNSQVPRQIRRSGWANAEGVEFSMSQWYPKISEYDEDGWHPNPYIGREFHGVWGDFEVNITIDSSYVIGSTGHLQNPQQIGHGYEEEGSEVERPDSEKLTWRWRAENVHDFMWGADPDYVHTTKQVPNGPMLHFFYQRDPVATNSDSERQEELLANWKQLPEYTAQAFQFMSENFGKYPYDKFSVIQGGDGGMEYPMGTLITGNRSLRSLVGVTVHELIHMWYYAVLATNESRYPWMDEGFTTYASALTMQHLFERPRMSNPHGSSYASYLNRQRNGTFEALDTHADHYHTNGAYGTASYSTGAVFLNQLRYIIGNENFDKGMKRYFEVWKFKHPDGRDFLRVMEEQSGMVLDWYYQYFIESTKTIDYGISTVAGQNDETYVTLKRFDLTPMPIDLMVEYNDGSKELFYMPLRIMRGEKPNDEYPGIERTVKKDWPWVYPTYTLKIDRPVSDIKRLEIDPSQRLADIERDNNVFNVEKKMTEFSTDK from the coding sequence ATGAAGCTCAGATTCGTCTTTCTATTTCTTATTTCTTCATTATTTATCTCAACATCGTACTCCCAAGGCAGAGATTACTGGCAACAGCGGGTAGAATACCAGATGGATATTGACGTCGATGCCCCGAACCACCAATTCACCGGTTCACAAAAGCTAACCTATTACAATAATTCACCCGACACGCTGAAACGGGTATTTTATCACCTTTACTTTAATGCTTTTCAGCCAATGAGCATGATGGATGTCAGGTCACGCACCATTCAGGATCCTGACAGAAGAGTCAGAGATCGCATCTATAAGCTGCCGGATGATGAAATCGGGTACCATAAGATAAACTCGCTGACCCAGAACGGGGAAGCGGTTGAGTATGTGGTGGACGGAACCATTCTGGAAGTGACCTTGAACGAACCCATCCTTCCCGGCGAGAGTACCGTATTCGAGATGGAGTTTAACAGTCAGGTCCCCCGGCAGATACGACGTTCGGGCTGGGCCAACGCGGAAGGCGTAGAATTCTCCATGAGCCAGTGGTACCCCAAAATTTCGGAATATGATGAAGACGGCTGGCATCCCAACCCATACATCGGACGTGAATTTCACGGGGTTTGGGGAGACTTTGAAGTAAATATTACCATCGATTCGTCTTATGTAATCGGCAGCACCGGTCACCTGCAAAACCCTCAGCAGATAGGTCATGGATATGAAGAGGAAGGATCTGAGGTAGAACGCCCTGATTCAGAGAAACTGACGTGGAGATGGAGAGCTGAAAACGTACATGATTTTATGTGGGGCGCCGATCCTGACTATGTTCATACTACAAAACAGGTTCCAAATGGACCCATGCTGCACTTCTTCTACCAGAGAGATCCTGTAGCCACCAATTCCGACAGTGAACGTCAGGAAGAACTGCTGGCTAATTGGAAGCAGCTGCCGGAATATACTGCTCAGGCCTTTCAGTTCATGAGTGAGAACTTTGGTAAATACCCCTATGATAAATTCAGTGTGATCCAGGGAGGCGACGGTGGGATGGAATATCCCATGGGCACGTTGATCACCGGCAATCGTTCGCTCAGAAGCCTCGTGGGTGTCACGGTTCATGAACTGATACACATGTGGTACTACGCCGTTCTTGCCACCAATGAAAGCCGTTACCCTTGGATGGATGAAGGGTTTACTACCTATGCATCGGCACTGACCATGCAACACCTGTTTGAGCGGCCACGCATGTCTAATCCGCACGGTAGCTCTTACGCCAGCTATTTGAATCGTCAAAGAAATGGTACCTTTGAAGCCTTGGATACCCATGCCGACCACTACCATACTAATGGGGCCTACGGTACGGCATCCTACTCCACGGGCGCTGTATTTCTGAACCAGCTGCGATACATCATAGGCAATGAGAACTTCGATAAGGGAATGAAGCGTTACTTTGAAGTCTGGAAATTCAAACATCCGGACGGTAGAGATTTCCTCCGGGTCATGGAAGAGCAGTCCGGCATGGTGCTCGACTGGTACTACCAGTATTTCATAGAAAGCACCAAAACCATTGACTATGGTATCAGTACCGTAGCCGGGCAGAATGATGAGACCTACGTCACCCTCAAACGTTTTGACCTTACCCCAATGCCCATAGATCTGATGGTAGAATATAATGACGGTTCCAAAGAACTCTTCTATATGCCGCTGCGCATTATGAGAGGAGAAAAACCTAATGACGAATATCCGGGAATTGAACGAACCGTCAAAAAAGATTGGCCTTGGGTATATCCAACCTACACATTGAAAATTGACAGGCCGGTTTCCGATATCAAGCGTCTGGAAATTGATCCCTCACAGCGCCTGGCTGATATTGAAAGGGATAACAATGTGTTCAATGTTGAAAAGAAAATGACCGAGTTCAGCACTGACAAATAA
- the recR gene encoding recombination mediator RecR: MQGTSEILEQAIEQLAKLPGTGRKSARRIALYLLKQDEEFVTKIADALVNLKKKITRCSICGVISDNDPCSICENVKRDGTKICVVEESQDVFLIEKTNEYKGKYHVLGGAISPLDNIGPDDVRIKELMARVNNDEEPIHEVILALNPDSEGEATSYYINKLLKPFDEIDVTRIAYGIPMGTELEFIDEATLSRAFASRNSF; this comes from the coding sequence ATGCAAGGAACTTCAGAAATTCTGGAACAGGCCATTGAACAACTGGCCAAGCTGCCCGGGACCGGACGAAAATCTGCCCGGCGTATTGCCCTTTATCTACTAAAGCAGGATGAAGAATTTGTTACCAAGATTGCCGATGCACTGGTAAATCTTAAAAAAAAGATTACCCGCTGTTCGATCTGTGGGGTGATCAGTGACAATGATCCCTGCTCTATCTGTGAAAACGTAAAACGTGACGGCACCAAGATTTGTGTGGTTGAAGAGTCACAGGATGTCTTCCTCATCGAAAAGACTAACGAATACAAAGGAAAATATCACGTTCTCGGAGGGGCCATCTCTCCTCTTGACAATATCGGTCCGGATGATGTGCGCATTAAGGAACTCATGGCCCGTGTCAATAATGATGAGGAACCCATTCATGAGGTGATACTGGCACTTAACCCCGATTCAGAAGGCGAGGCAACTTCCTACTATATCAACAAGCTGCTGAAACCCTTCGATGAAATCGATGTCACGCGTATAGCCTACGGCATCCCGATGGGTACTGAGCTTGAATTTATTGATGAAGCAACACTCAGCCGTGCCTTTGCAAGCAGGAACAGTTTTTAA
- a CDS encoding YbaB/EbfC family nucleoid-associated protein — protein MKNMADMFGKISELQSKVQEAQEELEKVEVEAEAGGGMVKVKANGKRKILSIKLDKDVIDPEDAEMLEDLVVAGVNKALEKAEEAAQEKMQDAYKGMMPGGGIPGMDLSKLGL, from the coding sequence ATGAAGAATATGGCAGATATGTTTGGAAAGATCTCCGAACTGCAATCGAAGGTGCAGGAAGCACAAGAAGAACTTGAAAAGGTAGAGGTGGAAGCTGAAGCCGGTGGCGGAATGGTTAAAGTAAAGGCTAACGGCAAGCGTAAGATACTCAGCATAAAACTGGATAAGGACGTTATTGATCCTGAAGATGCTGAAATGCTGGAAGACCTGGTTGTTGCAGGCGTCAATAAGGCCCTCGAAAAAGCTGAAGAAGCCGCACAGGAGAAAATGCAGGATGCCTATAAAGGAATGATGCCGGGCGGAGGTATTCCGGGCATGGACCTCAGCAAACTGGGACTTTAA
- the dnaX gene encoding DNA polymerase III subunit gamma/tau, which translates to MSDNYRALTRTYRPRTFDDIVSQHHVSDTLKNAIKQNRLAHAYMFCGPRGVGKTTMARVLARTVNSIEDEVDGESLNQTLNVIEIDAASNNGVDDIRDLRERVRIPPQNGRYKIYIIDEVHMLSKAAFNALLKTLEEPPDHVIFIFATTEPHKVLPTILSRVQRFDFKRISIDEIVSRLETVAQNEGIQIDHESLHVIAKKADGALRDALGLMDQAIAFCGTDIEHDELLRALNVVSKERMFQFMDAVESQNSATGLELINELLQEGYDIQEFLIGLTEHIRNLYVAKNSEKMHLVEASKDTKERYKTASNDFSDDDLMRMLHIVNEAQYKIKEAHQPKILFEITLLKLIHMERTRNLNALISDLNDLKKKLSNGQLVKTTESGSTNSSNSTESPQKEQQSSAKEPLPTDDAYSQTEQSVPNPKNTGESPVEKTQAGQNGQAEPLSNDDDGNNSKNGVSEPKHPAANNPNSNTGSAERPASDYQNFFGEPSLGNCKNKEPSVNGTENKPQQSSAEEPEVAVQEPPKNVSLNEVKEAWPAYVETLRSKVQQMLYFQMQRMDPVSLKNRELTLRCSDDFAKKILEENKKRLAKVLEEEVGVFLRLKCIVQKTEKDTEESMSPYERFKALQERDPKIKKLVELFGAELDYNLNQ; encoded by the coding sequence ATGTCTGACAACTATCGCGCTTTAACCCGTACGTACCGGCCCCGCACTTTTGACGATATCGTCTCTCAGCATCATGTGAGCGATACCCTCAAAAATGCCATCAAACAGAACCGTCTGGCACATGCCTACATGTTCTGTGGTCCCAGAGGCGTGGGTAAAACAACCATGGCAAGGGTCCTAGCCCGGACAGTTAACAGTATCGAAGATGAAGTTGATGGTGAGTCGCTAAACCAGACCCTGAATGTGATAGAGATCGATGCAGCTTCGAATAACGGGGTTGACGATATCAGGGACCTGAGGGAACGGGTGCGCATTCCACCGCAGAATGGGCGCTATAAGATCTACATCATCGATGAGGTTCACATGCTTAGCAAGGCAGCCTTCAATGCCCTGCTCAAAACCCTGGAAGAGCCCCCCGATCATGTAATTTTTATTTTTGCTACCACAGAGCCTCACAAGGTACTTCCTACCATACTATCACGCGTACAACGCTTTGATTTCAAGCGAATCAGTATAGATGAGATCGTCTCCCGACTGGAAACGGTAGCTCAAAATGAAGGAATTCAGATTGATCACGAATCACTGCATGTCATCGCCAAAAAGGCCGACGGTGCCCTTCGGGATGCTCTTGGACTGATGGACCAAGCCATTGCTTTTTGCGGCACCGATATTGAGCATGATGAGTTGCTCAGGGCCCTCAATGTGGTCAGTAAAGAACGTATGTTCCAGTTTATGGATGCCGTTGAATCGCAAAATTCTGCCACCGGTCTTGAGCTGATCAATGAGTTGCTCCAAGAGGGATATGACATCCAGGAGTTTTTAATCGGACTCACCGAGCACATCCGAAACCTGTATGTTGCAAAAAATTCGGAGAAGATGCACCTGGTGGAAGCGTCCAAAGACACCAAAGAACGTTATAAAACCGCTTCAAATGATTTTTCTGATGACGACTTGATGCGCATGTTGCATATCGTCAATGAAGCCCAGTATAAGATTAAAGAAGCCCATCAACCCAAGATACTTTTTGAAATAACGCTTCTTAAGCTCATCCACATGGAGCGGACTCGCAACCTGAATGCGTTGATTTCAGATTTAAATGATTTAAAAAAAAAGCTCAGTAACGGGCAGCTGGTAAAAACAACCGAATCCGGGTCCACAAATTCGTCAAACTCCACCGAAAGTCCCCAAAAGGAGCAGCAATCTTCGGCAAAAGAACCATTGCCCACTGACGATGCCTACTCTCAGACCGAACAAAGTGTCCCCAACCCCAAAAATACCGGTGAATCCCCTGTTGAGAAAACACAAGCGGGTCAAAATGGACAGGCAGAACCCCTATCAAATGATGATGACGGTAACAATTCCAAGAACGGCGTAAGTGAACCAAAACATCCGGCAGCGAACAATCCTAATAGCAATACCGGCTCTGCAGAACGCCCGGCTTCTGATTACCAGAACTTTTTCGGAGAACCCTCTCTCGGAAACTGCAAGAATAAAGAACCCTCAGTAAACGGTACGGAGAACAAACCACAGCAATCGTCTGCCGAGGAGCCTGAAGTAGCAGTACAAGAGCCGCCTAAGAATGTCAGCCTCAATGAAGTGAAAGAAGCCTGGCCGGCTTATGTAGAAACGCTGCGTTCCAAGGTTCAGCAAATGCTCTACTTCCAGATGCAACGCATGGATCCTGTCTCCCTCAAAAACCGTGAACTTACGCTCAGGTGCAGCGATGATTTCGCTAAAAAGATCCTTGAAGAAAATAAAAAGCGGTTGGCAAAGGTTTTAGAAGAAGAAGTCGGGGTATTTCTGAGACTCAAGTGTATCGTTCAAAAGACCGAAAAGGATACTGAGGAATCAATGAGCCCTTATGAGCGTTTCAAGGCATTACAGGAACGTGACCCAAAAATTAAGAAGCTGGTGGAGCTCTTTGGAGCCGAACTGGATTACAATCTCAATCAATAA
- a CDS encoding MBL fold metallo-hydrolase produces the protein MIFLISFLAAVVLLIFATYVVDFIIKAPSYKGPKSGHFNGKTFRNLDGIKARGFKDIIKWALSGDPGVWEKLSEEHTEFGTITHARNGYEDVHITFVNHATFLIQVDGINILTDPVWSLRASPFQWTGPKRMRPPGIDFKDLPEIDLVLISHNHYDHLDKNTVRALKKAFDPQFIVPLGVSEYLNQLGIEKTEEMDWWNKKEISDMLSISSVPAQHFSGRGLTDRDKTLWCGYVLEAPSSTIYFAGDTGYDGFFKKIGAKFKSIDVALIPIGAYRPRWFMRPIHVNPEEAVLIHRDIDAGTSIGMHFGTFPLADDGMSEPREDLEKAKKKHNLSPEEFIILDEGETYEAIPRQVMAERKTA, from the coding sequence ATGATTTTTTTAATTTCGTTTCTGGCAGCTGTGGTGCTGCTAATCTTCGCAACCTATGTTGTGGATTTCATTATTAAAGCACCTTCTTACAAAGGACCCAAATCCGGACATTTTAATGGTAAAACCTTCCGCAATCTTGACGGTATTAAAGCTCGTGGATTTAAAGACATCATCAAATGGGCACTGAGCGGTGATCCTGGTGTATGGGAAAAACTTTCCGAAGAGCATACCGAGTTTGGTACGATTACCCACGCCCGTAATGGCTACGAAGATGTACATATCACTTTTGTGAACCATGCCACCTTTTTGATTCAGGTGGATGGCATAAACATTTTAACTGATCCTGTTTGGAGTTTACGTGCAAGCCCCTTTCAGTGGACCGGGCCTAAACGAATGCGGCCTCCCGGTATTGATTTTAAGGATCTGCCGGAGATTGACCTTGTTCTGATCAGTCACAACCACTATGATCATCTCGATAAAAACACCGTCAGGGCTCTTAAGAAAGCTTTTGATCCGCAATTTATAGTGCCGTTGGGCGTCTCTGAATATTTGAATCAGCTGGGAATTGAGAAAACGGAGGAGATGGACTGGTGGAACAAGAAGGAAATCAGTGATATGCTGTCCATCTCTTCGGTTCCGGCCCAGCATTTTTCCGGCCGGGGACTTACCGATCGTGACAAAACCTTATGGTGCGGCTATGTTCTGGAGGCTCCCTCCTCTACCATTTATTTTGCCGGCGATACCGGCTACGATGGATTTTTCAAGAAGATCGGTGCAAAGTTCAAATCTATTGATGTCGCCCTTATACCCATAGGTGCCTACCGCCCCCGTTGGTTTATGCGTCCCATTCATGTGAATCCCGAAGAAGCCGTACTAATTCATCGGGATATCGATGCCGGAACCAGTATAGGGATGCACTTTGGTACCTTCCCGCTTGCAGATGACGGTATGAGCGAACCCCGCGAAGACCTTGAGAAAGCCAAAAAGAAACACAATTTGAGTCCTGAAGAGTTCATTATCCTGGACGAAGGAGAAACTTACGAAGCAATTCCCCGACAGGTAATGGCCGAACGAAAAACAGCCTGA
- a CDS encoding S9 family peptidase, protein MMRSWLFSILFLFIPFSLFGQGGLDTLSLKSIFYEPLLAGNRPDFVRFSPDLKHVYYQANDSAMTDEELFRVNLKGKGMEEAPDSFDRGYSVSPNGKHLVYTDESDIWLADLNFENKRKLVKTDKREYNPSWSPNSERIAYVQDGNIWIIDIENAMLTQVTDKKEEDPGYTIIDWAGNDKLVLFQWDRSDYEEYYFPEYAGEFVQTGASRRGIARQVVSVAYLDSGKVSMMYEGKDYLSTSISANGRYLAVDRVDAPMKHREINVFDLLEPKSTKVFEDSTDGWIYGTEMEFAPAGDLLMFQSEKDGWNHIYTVKPDGSEMKQHTTGEYDIPWVEWIGGHKMVFASSEVDPGERHLYTLDLNNNRKRKLTSETGYRQSFDLSRDNGYVVYEYTYFNEPFELYLLDLKNPDSEVRLTQTIPQRFNQVNWQKEDYIRFTGRDGETQLSMSVLEPLDKQPGKDYPVVTFVHGAGSLQNVYKGWSNSYYREYMFHQFLTEKGYYVIEVDYRHSTGYGREFREDVTDWMGKYETQDIVDGINYLAANYPQADTSRVGIYGGSYGGFMALYATSVARDYFDAAAALRAVTNWENYYHTNPWYTLPRLGTPEADSANYARSSPITYVDELEQPVLILHGLIDNNVGFQDAAQYIDELIQAGDKEFEMMMYPTERHSFRDPDAWYDEYSRIYEFFNEHLKP, encoded by the coding sequence ATGATGCGTTCGTGGCTTTTTTCTATTCTCTTTCTGTTTATTCCGTTCAGCCTGTTCGGTCAGGGCGGACTGGATACTCTCAGTCTTAAGTCCATTTTCTATGAACCGCTGCTGGCTGGCAACCGTCCGGATTTCGTTCGTTTTTCTCCCGATCTGAAACATGTCTATTACCAGGCCAATGATTCAGCCATGACCGATGAAGAGCTGTTTCGGGTGAATCTAAAGGGAAAAGGCATGGAAGAAGCACCGGATTCATTCGATCGCGGCTACTCTGTTTCACCAAATGGGAAGCACCTTGTCTACACTGATGAGAGTGACATCTGGCTGGCTGATCTCAACTTTGAGAACAAACGAAAGCTGGTAAAGACTGACAAAAGAGAATACAATCCAAGCTGGAGTCCGAACAGTGAGCGGATAGCCTACGTGCAGGATGGGAATATCTGGATAATAGACATTGAAAACGCCATGCTGACCCAGGTGACGGACAAGAAAGAAGAAGATCCCGGTTATACCATCATTGACTGGGCGGGCAACGACAAGCTGGTACTTTTTCAGTGGGATCGCTCTGATTACGAAGAGTATTATTTCCCTGAATATGCCGGTGAGTTTGTACAAACAGGAGCAAGCAGGAGAGGCATCGCCAGGCAGGTTGTTTCGGTAGCCTACCTCGACTCCGGAAAGGTAAGCATGATGTACGAGGGAAAAGACTACCTGAGCACCAGTATCAGTGCCAATGGCAGGTACCTTGCGGTTGACCGGGTCGATGCCCCGATGAAGCATCGCGAAATCAATGTATTTGATCTGCTGGAGCCCAAATCCACCAAAGTATTTGAAGATTCCACCGACGGCTGGATCTACGGAACCGAAATGGAATTTGCACCGGCCGGTGACCTGCTGATGTTTCAATCCGAAAAGGACGGCTGGAACCATATCTATACCGTAAAGCCCGATGGCTCGGAAATGAAGCAGCATACAACCGGGGAGTATGACATCCCCTGGGTGGAATGGATCGGCGGACACAAAATGGTATTTGCCTCCAGTGAAGTAGATCCCGGAGAAAGACATCTCTATACTCTTGACCTTAACAACAACCGGAAACGAAAACTCACTAGCGAAACAGGATATAGGCAGAGTTTTGATTTGAGCCGGGACAACGGGTATGTAGTTTATGAATATACCTACTTCAACGAGCCCTTTGAGCTCTACCTGCTGGACCTCAAAAATCCCGATTCAGAAGTACGCCTTACCCAAACTATTCCCCAGCGATTCAACCAAGTTAACTGGCAAAAAGAAGATTACATCCGTTTTACCGGAAGAGACGGAGAAACTCAACTATCTATGTCGGTACTGGAACCGCTGGATAAACAGCCCGGCAAGGACTATCCGGTAGTAACATTTGTACACGGTGCAGGTTCTCTACAAAATGTCTACAAGGGATGGTCGAACAGCTACTACCGAGAATATATGTTTCACCAGTTCCTAACTGAAAAAGGATACTATGTGATTGAAGTAGACTACCGGCACAGTACCGGTTACGGCAGGGAGTTCCGGGAGGATGTAACCGATTGGATGGGCAAATATGAAACCCAGGATATTGTTGATGGCATTAATTACCTGGCAGCCAATTACCCGCAGGCAGATACTTCCCGGGTAGGTATCTACGGAGGCAGTTACGGTGGATTTATGGCATTGTATGCCACAAGTGTTGCGCGGGATTATTTTGATGCTGCTGCGGCCCTGCGAGCTGTGACCAACTGGGAAAACTATTATCACACCAATCCATGGTACACCCTGCCCAGACTAGGGACACCCGAAGCCGACTCGGCAAACTACGCCCGCAGCTCACCCATAACCTACGTAGACGAGCTGGAGCAACCGGTCCTGATTCTTCACGGATTGATCGATAATAATGTCGGGTTCCAGGATGCAGCACAGTATATCGATGAGCTGATTCAGGCCGGTGATAAGGAGTTTGAGATGATGATGTATCCAACCGAAAGACACAGTTTCCGTGATCCAGACGCCTGGTATGATGAGTATTCACGTATTTACGAGTTCTTTAACGAACATCTGAAACCGTAG
- a CDS encoding aminopeptidase P family protein, with amino-acid sequence MNHLHRDKLFSLFDEEQSAVVYMKGADLMYRYETDYEFPFRQESNFWYLTGVNEPNFHLLLDLNKQEYHLFAPKRDSQYAVWHGRVKSKEQFQEEYNPDHLHYENDLPKVLKELDPDQIYCLNQEQAEFIEEFDRSTPIDLDELEDAITHCRVFKSDWELDQMREAARVNNIAHTEVLKALKPGMYEYELKAVFDYHQIKNGLTQDAYNGIFASGNNSAILHYVENNEKVNDGDLFLIDAGYEYEGYASDYTRTYPANGEFTGVQAAIYESVLEAQKKVIEATEPEVQMEDLHIQAAKIMMQGLKDFGLLEGSIDDLMEHDIFALFFPHGLGHFLGLDTHDVGGYPKGVERIERPGIKYLRTRRNLQPGMVITIEPGIYFIPALLKPALEDEKQSKFLNGSKLKEMFDFGGVRIEDNLIITDDGYENLTDVPKERDEIERMMES; translated from the coding sequence ATGAATCACCTGCATCGCGACAAACTTTTTTCACTATTTGATGAAGAACAATCGGCTGTAGTATATATGAAAGGCGCCGACCTGATGTATCGTTATGAAACAGATTATGAATTTCCCTTTCGCCAGGAATCCAATTTCTGGTACCTGACCGGGGTAAACGAACCGAATTTTCATCTGCTGCTGGATCTGAACAAGCAGGAGTATCACCTGTTTGCACCCAAGCGTGATTCGCAATATGCCGTCTGGCACGGTCGAGTGAAATCGAAGGAACAGTTCCAGGAAGAGTATAATCCCGATCACCTTCACTATGAAAACGATTTGCCCAAGGTGCTTAAGGAACTGGATCCTGACCAAATTTACTGCCTTAACCAGGAGCAGGCAGAATTTATTGAGGAGTTCGACAGATCTACGCCCATTGATCTCGACGAGCTGGAAGATGCCATTACCCATTGCAGGGTATTCAAGTCCGACTGGGAACTGGACCAGATGAGAGAAGCTGCAAGGGTCAACAATATTGCCCATACGGAAGTGCTGAAAGCACTCAAACCCGGTATGTATGAGTACGAACTCAAAGCGGTCTTTGACTATCACCAAATCAAAAACGGATTGACGCAGGATGCTTACAACGGAATCTTTGCTTCCGGCAATAACAGCGCTATTCTCCATTATGTTGAGAATAATGAAAAGGTGAATGACGGGGATCTCTTCCTGATTGATGCCGGATACGAATACGAGGGCTATGCATCTGATTATACCCGGACCTATCCGGCCAACGGAGAATTCACAGGAGTCCAGGCCGCCATCTATGAATCCGTATTGGAAGCCCAAAAGAAGGTCATCGAAGCAACTGAGCCTGAAGTACAGATGGAAGATCTCCATATCCAAGCTGCAAAAATTATGATGCAGGGGCTAAAAGACTTCGGACTGCTGGAGGGCAGTATCGACGATCTGATGGAACACGATATTTTTGCCCTCTTCTTTCCTCATGGCCTGGGACACTTCCTGGGGCTGGATACCCATGATGTAGGCGGTTATCCAAAGGGTGTCGAACGTATTGAACGTCCGGGTATCAAGTACCTGCGTACCCGTCGCAACCTGCAGCCGGGTATGGTCATCACCATCGAGCCGGGGATCTACTTCATACCGGCCCTCCTGAAGCCGGCGCTGGAAGATGAGAAGCAGTCAAAATTCCTTAACGGCTCGAAATTGAAGGAGATGTTCGATTTTGGGGGCGTACGCATCGAGGATAATCTGATTATCACGGATGACGGCTATGAAAACCTGACTGATGTTCCCAAGGAGCGGGACGAGATTGAAAGAATGATGGAAAGCTGA